TGACGGGCTTTGAGGGGTCATACATTTTTAAATAAATGCCCAGCCTGGCAGAACCTTCATAAGGCGTGGACGACTGATTTTTTATTTTAACCTGATATTCCAGGGCGGACACCTCCTGGGTGTGTCTGCTTTGCATACCGATGATCGCCAGGCCCGGATCGGCTTCCGGGATTTGTTTTAGGATATTTTTATTTATTGCGGGTCCGGGCTGTTTGACCGCGGGGGCGCCCTTCAGATTGACCGGCGGCCCTGCCGCGGCAATAGAGGTCAGGGCGAAAACCGCGAGCAAAGCATACAGCAGCACTCCTTTGCATGACTTCATACAAAAGCCTCCTGAAATGGAACAATCGATCCGGTGGGAATGCGGTCTATCCGCATGATGGACGGTATTCTTACATTGCTTTAACTTTACTTTCAAGTTTTTTAGAACGTATAACTTAAATTGAAGCTAAATAGTCAAAAAAAATAATGGTTTTGACCGTAAAAAAATGAATATTTTTTTGGGGAGGTCCGCAAAACGCAAAAAAATACCGAACGGCTTTTAATTTTCAGGCGGCCGGGACAGCCCCGGCCGCCTTTTGCGGCTAAAGATTGATGAGCTTGGAATCAGCCGTTATATTGGTCTTTCCTCTGGATAAAAACAAGGTCACTTTGTACAGGTCAAAGCCGTCCCTGATTGTTGTGCTTTGCGTGGACTCTCCATGAGGCGCCAACGCCATACTCCTGCCCCCGGCGGGCGAGAATGCCACGGATCCGTCCGCTTGCTTGACGCCCCCGTAGAACTGTATAAGAAGCCCCCCATTGGGATCAATCTGATAACCGGACTTGTTCTTGATTGTAGCGTAGACCTTGCCGTCGCGGATTTCCAGGTTCGTGATCTCCACCTCGGGTGCAGGCATTTCGGCCATTTTAACGGTCCTGGATTGCCAGACTTTGTCCTTGGTTTTAATGGACGCCCTGAGGGAAACGGCGGAGCCCTTCCGGGACATCTGGCCGCGAAAACTTTTTTCCTCTCCAGGCGCCAAAGGCCCTATCTCTTTGGCGGGAGTCCCTTCCTCCCAAAAAATATTTTCGCCGGGAGGAATGATGCTTTTCACGTCCAGGGCCAGTTGGGCCATGCCTTTGTATGGTTCGGAGGCGTCGTTTTTGATTTTAACCTCATACTCCACCATGGAGAGAGTCTGCATGTTTCTTGTTTGAATTCCGAGTATGGAAATTTTCGGATCAACCAAAGGGGCTTGTTTGGCGATATTTTTATTAATGGCAGGCTGAACTTTAGCGGGAGCCGTCTGCATTTTAATCGGCTGCCCTGCAAAAGCAAACTGCCCCAGGAGAAAAACCGTCAACAACGCGAGCACGGACGCACTTCTGCGAAATTTCATATCGAACATCCTCCTTGTAGAAAACTGAGATCCGGTGGGAACGCGGTTGGTCCGCATCATGCTTCTATTGTATGCATGCTATGACTTAGCTATCAAGGATTTTAAGAATTTAAATCAAAAAGGCAGAAAAAAGTCAAATGTACTAGTCAATTTGACAGCCAAAAGGTGAGTGAAATAGCCCTCACTGCATCAAATTGGCGACAAAGGGGCCTGGATTTATAAATCATTGGTCCAGGACGCTCCGGATGATTCCAGCAATTTGGGCCATGACCACGGGTTTTGTCACATAGGCTTTTATGCCAATGTTCCTGGCCTGCTCCCTGGAAAGCCTTTCTGAAAATCCCGTGCACAGAATGATGGGCATTTCGGGGCGTATGGACAGGATTCTGTTGGCCAGACTGTCCCCCGTGACATAAGGCATGGTCATATCCGTCATGATCAAGTCAAAGGCCTGGGGATCGGCTTCGAAAATTTCAAGGGCCTGGGGGCTGTTGTCAACGGCCGTGACCTTGTACCCGAGGTGCTCCACCATCTGGCGGGTCATGGCAAGGACCGCCTCTTCGTCGTCCACCAGGAGTATGCGCTCCGAGCCTTGGGGCAGCGTTTCCTTGGAATGGGTTTTGGAGGAGGCAGCCATGAGGGGCAGATAAATATAAAAGGAAGCGCCCATTCCGGGTTCTGAGTAGGCCTTGATTTCCCCTCCGTATTTGGAAATGAGGGCAAAAGCCTCGGAAAGCCCCATGCCGGAGCCCTCGCCCACGGGCTTGGTCGTGTAGTAGGGCTCAAAGACACGCTGGATCACCTCGCTTTCCATGCCCGGCCCATTGTCGCTTATGCTCAATTTGACATATTTGCCGGGCTTGATCTTCCTGGAATGATCCAAATCGAATTCCGTGATGTCCTGCTCCTCCAAAGAGATATCCACCACGCCGCCCAACTCCTTCATGGCGTATGCGGCGTTGGCGCAGATATTCATTAAGACCCGCTGCAGTTCCTTGGGGTCCGCGTAGACCAGCCCGCTTATTTTTTCCACCTCTTTCCGAATCTCAATGCTGGAAGGCAGGGAGGCCCTGACCAGGCCGTAGGTCTCCTCCAGGACGTCCTCGATATCAATCATCGCCGGGTCTTCGTCCCCATGATCGCTGAACGAAAGAATCTGCCGGACCATCTTTTTTGCTTTTTCAGAGGCGACCAGCACCTGCTGCAAGTTTTTATAGGCTTGGCTGTCCTCGGGAACATCCAACATGGCCAATTCAGTGTTCCCCATGATGGGAGCAAGAACATTATTAAAATTATGGGCTATTCCGCCGGTCAACGCGCCAAGGGCCTCCATCCTCTGCGCCATTTGCAGCTTAGCTTCCAGGCGATTTTTCTCATCTTCCACTTTTTTTCGCTCGGAAATATCCCTGAACACGCAATGAAGCAGAACCAGTTTTCCATTCTCCATAATGGGCTTTGCTGTGGACTCCACGTGAAAGCCAGCTCCGTCCTTCGCCCTCATGACATACTCCATGGATCGGCTTTTTCCGGACTTCGCTATATTGTCCACCAGTTCAATCAAACGCTCCCGGTCGCTGTTTTCGGGCATAAACCCGAAAACATGCCTTCCCTCAACCTCTTCCACAGTGTGCCCGCTGAATTCCGTAATGGCGGGGCTGCAATATTGAATGTATCCATCTGGCGTGATGGTCGCCACCACATCCTTGAGGTTTTCCGCCAGCAGCTTGTATTTTTGAAAATTCTCCTTAAACTTCTCCGCAAGATTCTGTTTGGCCGCCAACTCCTCTTCCAACTCTTTGGACTGGCTGAGCACCGTTTCCAGCAAACGGTCGAACTCATTCTCCAGGGTTCCAATTTCGTCCTTCCTGCCCTCAAAAACCTTGCCAGGCAACTCCCTGGTTTTTCTGGCGACAAGCATCCGGCCCGTCAGCCGGACGACGGGCCTGACAATGGCCGCCTCAAGCAGCCGGATCAATAGAGCCAGAAAAAGAATTCCAGCCGCCGCCTTGACGCCGCGAGCGGTCCGAATGGATGCGAGCCCCTGCTGCAGGATGTCCCGGGGCAAATCTGCGCTTAATTCCAGGCAGGGGTTTCCGGTGATGTCCTTCAGGATCATGGAGGCTTGAAGGGTGTTTTCGTCCAAAGGCTTTAGGAGTAGGTTCCCCTCGCCGCCGGAATCCGCCTCTGCATATCCCGGATCTATCAGTTTAATGTCGAAGGGAACCTGCGTCTGATCCCGGAGTTTGTCCTTCATTGCCTCCGTAATAAGGCGCGCCATGACCATGGTTCCCATCACCGGCCCCTTGTTTTCCGTGTTCAAAATGGGAAGGGAGGCGACCAGCATGGAACCGTACTCCGTCCTGATAATTCCGGACTTCGAAATATCTTTCTGGTAGACGAAGGATGATGCATCCAGAAAAAGAGGATGGCCTCTTAATAGTTTGCCTGCGGAGAGCAGACGGATTTGCAAGGGAGCCCCTGTTTCTATGTCTACGGCTTTGCCCCAAAAAAGGTCGCCATTCTCGTCAAAAAAATAGATGGCGTTCAGGCTGGCGTCAACAAAGGTTTCCAAGGCCAGATTGGACTCTTCATAATCAGGACCGCCTCCCTTGATAAAGTCGCAGGTATCGTCCCAGGACGCCCAATCGTGAGTCAGGGCCTTTAGGTGCTCTGTTTCTGTATCCAGGGTTCTAACGCAACGGAGGAGATCCTTCTTCGCCTCCCGCCTCTCCAGGGCGGCGAAGCGTGGAGAGATGATATAATGTTGAATCAATCCCTGGGTTACGCCGAATAGGAGGGCGCTGGCCAAGAGAATAGTCAATAACTTGGATCTCAACTTCATGGAATCACCCTTTGCTGCGCTTCAGGCCGCACATAAAAAAAGCTGCATGTTCCGGAAACAGCGGATCATTGCGCCCGCCCGTTCATTTTCTTCAGGCAAATAAGTTACTGAAAGACCGCCTGCATGCAGCTTAGCATAACAGAGACATTCACGGCAAAACTCATGCCGCCTTTATTTAACGGAGCAATATTTCCCGCGCCGCCCTGTAAAAAAATGTTTCTCTCCGCTTGGGAAACAATCAAGTTTCCATCCCCTTGTTCCGATACCCAAAAATGCCGCGGGGCCGTTTTTTACAGACCCTGAATAATCTGATTACAACCTACAAGGGGATGCTCCTTTGATGCACGACACCACTATATCAACCAAGGATTTCCAAATGCTGGCCGGAATTGTCTATCAGGAGACCGGCATCAGTCTTTCGGACAACAAAGTAGACCTTGTCAAAGCCAGAATCGCAAAAAGGATGCGCACCACCCGCATCCCCAGTCTGAAGGAATACATCAACGTCATTGAAAACGATGCTTCCGAATTCTGCTGCTTTATCGATGCAATGACCACCAACCACACGTATTTTTTTCGGGAAAACAAGCATATAGAGTATATGGTGGAAAACCTGCCGCAAGGCCCGATGCACAGAATCTGGAGCGCGGCGTGCTCCAGCGGCGAAGAGCCTTATTCCATGGCCATTCAACTGGCGGAGGCCGGCCGCAAATTTGAAATCCATGCCTCGGACATATCGGACACCATGCTGGAGACCGCCTCCAAGGGCATTTATCCCAAAGACAGGACCCGTTCCGTTCCCGTACCGCTGGTCAGGCGCTATTTTCAGCAAGGCCAGAATAAATGGGACGGATATTTTAAGGTTAAAAAGGAGCTTCGGGAAAAAATCTCCTTTTTCAAATACAATCTCATTTCCGACCCGCCCCGGGATGAATACGACGTGATCTTCTGCAGGAACGTCATGATTTATTTTGACCACGAAACAAGACAGCACGTAGTCAATAAATTATATCAGTCCCTGCGGCCCGGCGGCATGTTCGCCATCGGCCAGTCCGAAAGTCTGGTTGGCGTGGAGCATCCATTCAAGTATTTACGACCCAGCATTTATTGTAAATAATACCACTTTGAACCATTTTAAAAGCACTCTTATAGGAGATTTTTTGCTTACCGCACAGCCTGCCAAAATGCAGGGCGGCGAGCCCGCGAGTAAGCGTATGGCAATCAAGCAGGTGGAGCGGCATTGATCAGGCCGTATTCATAAACGAGAAAGCACCTGACGCAGCCCCCCCGACCACTTTGCGGGAATGAAGGGCGGCAAAATATATTTGGTGCGAAAACCCTTTGTTGGGTTTCGCGCATATGTTTTTGGCTTTGATCATTATGCCCGCAAGTATGGGGCAGTCTCTGTAGGAAAGGCTTTTCAAGCTCTACCCAACCTGTCAGGACGGCTGCGGCAGCCTCTATTCTCCTTTATCCCCGTGGAGGAAGGAGGCGGGATGATTCCAGATCACGGGTTTAGACTACAGCCATTCCACCTTGGGTTCGTTCCTGAGCGGCATGCGGTGGTACTGGAACTTGGGAACGCCCACCATCAGGCCGCCGTGGACTTCCTGGCCGTCAGCCAGGTTCAGGGCCTCCCTCAGGGGCGTCCAATCATTGGCGGCCGAGGTGAAAAACCCGGCCCAGCAGGTTCCGATTCCCAAGGGATGGGCGGCAAGCTCGGCGTAGGTCAAAGCAATGTGGCAGGCCACGGGGCCGGGGCGGGAGCCTGCTTCCGCGTAGGCGGCCACAAGGTGGGGCGCATCCCGCATGATGACGTCAAAGCCCAGCCCCCAGGCCGTAATCAGGCGGTCCATGTGCAGCATCTCCGCCAGCTTGGGATCCTTCACCACAACCCGCTTCATCCAGTCCACCACAAGGCCGGCAAGTTCGTGCACCTTTTCCTTTTCATAAACCACAAGCCAGTTCACAGGCTGGCTGTTATGGCCGGATTGCGCGTGACTGGCGATGCGAATCAGCTCCTCGATGGTCTCCCTGGGAACGTCCTTTTTCTTGTACCTTCGGACGGAGCGGCGGGCGCGCAGAAAATGCTCGGCCCTTTCCGCGGACAGATGCCAATCCTTGTTCACAGGCGGACATTGCTCCGGGGCCATGTCGTACAGGGACAAGGCGCCGTGGGGGCATACGGCGACGCAATGGCCGCAGTGGATGCAGCTTTCTTCGGCGTTTTCGATGGGCGCGGGCAATGAATCCTTGTCAGGCATATAAATCAGGCTGATGGGGCATTCAATGGCGCAGATGCCGTCTTTATTGCATTTGTCCGGGTCTACCGTGAAAAGGGGCATAATTCTCTCCTTGTTTTGAGCATACAGTAACGGCGCCTTGGGCCCAAAAGCCTCAAGGGCGCAAACAAACTCTAATCCCGGGCGAAATCCCCGATGTACTTGGCCGTAACTTCCGGCTTTTCCTCCTGGGGAATGTGGCCGCATTTGGGGATGATTTTCAGAATCGAGCCGGGGATGTCCTTGTTATACTTGTAGGCGCACGCCACGGGAATCCAGGTATCTTCCTCGCCCCAGATGATGAGCGTGGGCTGTTCGATAAACGATAAGCATCCCACGAATGAATACAAGCTATTGAAATCCGTATTCTGAGCCAGGGAAACCATGGCGTCCACCGCGCCTACGGTCTGCATCCTTTCGTAATAGGCCTGCACCCGCTCCTTGGTGACCACCTTTTTATCGTAAACTGCGGACGTCAGGTTCCAATTGATGATCCAGGACCCGGCCGTCAGCTTCATGGCTTCGGCCGCATGCACCCACCGGGCCATCTTAATGACCGTGGGGCGATCCGGCATGGGCTCCCCGGCGGCGTCCACCAAAATGAGCTTCTTCACCTTGTCGGGATGCTCTATCGTCAGCATGGCGCCCACAAAGCCGCCCAGGGAATTGCCCGCGTAAACCACCTGGGACAACCCTTTGGCCTCCATAAAGGCGTTAACCTCCTCCATGAGATTGTACGGCGTGTAATCGTCCCCCAATGGCTTGTCCGACCAGCCGAAGCCTTTCATATCCAGGGCGATTACATGGAAGCCCTGGTTGCTTAAAGGCGGAATCACGTCTCTCCAGGTGTAGGTGGAACTGCCGAAGCCGTGCACCAGAAAAATCACCGGGCCGTCGCCCTTATACTCTTCATAGTGGTAGCTGACGCCGTCCACTTCCAGGTAATAGTCGTGGTAGGTCGCGTCCTTGATCACTCCGGGCGGAATTTTGTCCGTGGTCAGGCCGCACCCGAAAAACGCCGCGGCGCAAACAAAAACAATGGCTGTTTTTATCAAGGCTTTTATTTGGTAATTCATGAGTTCCCCCTCAATGGTACTCTTGCAGAGTTAAATGGTTAAAGTCCATGACTTCCAAATAGCATATATCGGGAGGTCATGACCAAGTTTCTTTGAATCGGGCGATTTCGCCCGGGGCGTAAAAATGGCGGACGTAAGGATCGGAATACAGTTCATCCAGGACGGATTGGGACAGTTTAAGCCGCTCCCGCACCCGAAGATATTCCGGGTAATAATCCCTTTCTTGCGCCAGATTGGTTCTGACAAAAGGCGCCTCCAGGGGAGCGTTCAGGCCAAGCAAGCGGCCCGCGGCTTCGTGAAAAGCCTGCTCCAGGTCTTCCAATCTGAGCGCCAGCACGCGCAGGCTTTCCTTCTCTATGATAAACCAGCCTCGGCAGTTCTCAGCCGGAGTAGAAAAAAGATCCAGCCCAAGGGCCGGTTTGAATTCGTGCTCGAACCAATTGTAACCCAGGTTCTCGCGCCCCTTCCCCTCAAACACGCCTTGCAGGGCGGCCAGGGCCCTATCCGGGTCCACCTTTCCCCGGGCGTCGAAAATTTCCTGGTAATGGGTCCAGGCGTTATGAAAAAACGATGATACAATCCGGGCGACCGGATCGCGCATGAGCGTGATTATCAGCCACCTGGCCCGGGAGTCTTTCGCCATTTTCCGCCTAAGGGATTCGGACAGCCGCAATTCGTCCGGGATGGCCGGGTCGGGAAGGGATTTATGAAACTTCTCCGCCTCGCGAATTCCTTTCCGGGAAAGATAATGGACGTGAAAAACCCGATTGGGCAGGCCCGCAGCCAGTAAGGTGTCGTAAACCGTGGAAGATCCCACGCCTCCCGGCTGAAACACCACAAGGGGCGGATGCAGGGAATAGTCCTCTTTCATGATCTCCCGGCGAGTCCAAAACCAGCCGGGCGCCATTTTTTTCAGTTTCCTGATCATCCAAGGCCTGTTTTGTATGAAAGTAAAGCGACCCATCCTGCTTGCAGGAATAGCGTCGCTCAGGTTGTCTTAAGCGGGCCATCGACGGCTCCAAAAATTTTGGCGCAGCAGCAGCCGGAGAGCAAGCCCCCTCCCCCTTGACGGGGGAGGGCTGGGGTGGGGGTGATATTTCATCCGTTAATTCAGGCGTCGTTCCCCTCTTTAACCACCAAAAAGAACAAGCGGCCGTCCTGCTTCATGTGGCCGGCTGCTATCTCGGCGTAATCTCCGTTACCCCAAAAAAAATCCATCCGGCCTGCGCCGCGAATGGCGCCGCCCGTATCCAGGGTCAGGACGAAACGGTTCATCTCCTCCCAACGGGTCAACACCCCGTGCTCCACGGCGGGCTGCTCGGTCTGCACAAAAGCCAAAGCGCCCATGGGAAAAATCCGGTGATCCACGGCCGCAGCGCGCCCTCCCTCCAGAGGCTGCCCGGCGTAGCCGATGGCCGGCTCGTCCACCACGTCGAAAAACACATAACTGGGATTATGATTGAACACCCGCTCCAGGTCTTCGGGATGGTTTTCCAGATACTCCCTGAGCGCCTGCATGGACATGGCTTCCTTTTCAATGACGCCCTCGTCGATCAGGAGCTTGCCGATGCTCCGGTACGGCTGCCCGTTCTTGCCCGCATAATGCACATGATAGGTATGGCCGTATTTGTCCTTGATGCGTCCCGAGCCCTGCACATGCAGAAAGAAAAGGTCCACGGGGTCTTTCACCCAGGCGATCTCCAGCCCCTCGGCCTCCAGCATATTCTTGGAGTCGATCTCCTCCCGGGTGTAATAAGGAACCAGGGAGTTTCCCGCCAAGCGGCCGCAAATCTGCTCGCCCTTAAATTTTTCCTTGAATCGGCCCAAATTCACGCAAACCAAATCTTCGGGCAGGCCGTACAGAGGATATTGATACTCCGGATCGTATTCCAGCGTGCCTTCCAGCAAGGGCTCGTAATATCCCGTGAACAGCATGCCGCCCTCGCCGTCCGAGCCCACGCTCTGGTACACGAGGAACTTTTCGGAAACCTGGCGGTTTAACTCCTCCGGCGTGGGATTGGCGTCCAGGACAGCCTCGAAAGCGTCCAGGGTGGCCAACAGACGGGAAGCAGGATAAACATCCGGGCCAAAGGTGAATTGACGGTCAGGGTCCAGCTTTTCCAGATACGCCCGGGCAGAGGCAATGGACCTCCGCAACGAGGCGAAACCCGCGTCATCGTTGAATCGGGGGCTGTTTCGCTCCGAAAGGCGCTTTAACGCATTTTCCGCCGTAATCTTCTCTGGCTCCTGCAATCCGCAACCGCCCAAAGACCATAACAAAACAACCATCGCAACCGCCCAAACCAGCAGCCGCCTCCCCACCCGCAGATTTCCCGTGCACACGCTGTAAGTTTTCATGCCCAGGTTTTACGATGGATGACAAAACGGGTCAATAACAATGAAGGAAAAAATGAAAAGACGCACTGCGGAAAGGCGAAAAACCAACTACGAAAAAAGCAAATGATTCACTGCGCCTCCGGCGAAATACCAACGGCGAGAAAAGCAAATGACTAACTGCGAAACCGCGCCTCCGGCGGCAAACTTTTGAAAAAGTTTGATCAAAACTTTAAAATTCAGGATATCACCATGGCTTCAAGGCTATCATCTGACACGTTCACTTTCTGCCTCTTGGAATGCTTTTACTCATATCGCAGGGTCATGGTGACGCGGTAAATGCGGACGCCTTGGGCGTTGGTTTCGTCCAGGGTGATTTCCTCGTGTTCGGGATTGTCCGACTTCAATACCACGTCTTGCCATGATACTCGTAGTTCCTATCGGTAGAATATTAGCCGCCAAATTTTTAAGTATGTATTCACAAAAAAGTTTTTGGCTTTTCTTGGCCTATCATTACTCCATTCGCTGATGGAGTACAAATTGCCAATTGGATCATAAAAACGATTTTGGAAATTTCCGTCTGAATAATAATCAGTCTCCTTGAACCTAAGTCCTTCATAGGAAAAGTCTTCCCATAAACCAATGCAATGGCCATTTTTAGCTTGGCCCACTTGGGCCAGATTACCATTGTCCCAAAAGCAAAGTTGCTCCCCCTCCTCTTTACCGTCAATATATCTATTTCGACTTTTGATCACACCATTCGGCCAATAAACTTCCCATATCCCGGTATAATCCTGCGGTGGGTAACAACCAAAGCCATGTTCATCAACAACCTTTGTAAGTTCCATCTACACATCCACACTGACGATCATAACCATGCGGAAAATCCTGACGTGTTGGCTGATGTGCTCATCCAGGGTGACATTTTCAGGTCAGGGATTGTCCGACTTCAGTACCACAGTGTTGCCGTATTTGAAATATCTTTTCACCAAACGCCTGCCCGCGCATTTCATCCATTGGACCCTTGCGGCAAGGTGGCCGGGACCGCCCACAAAAAATGTGGAACAGAATTCGATCAAGAGGAATTAAGTAAAGCGTCCTCGGAATACCCTGTGCACTCTCGTTCATGCGCCTTAAGAAATGTTTATGATTGAACCAAGGCATAAAAGTAAGAAAACCCAACCCACTGCCAGGTGATTAAAGGGCCTGTTGGGAAAAAGGCATAAACAACAGAACCAGTAGATCCACTTGAAAAAGGATGACCACTTGGCAAGGCGTTTGCTGATAATAAACGAAAGCCCAATAAAAAACAGGTACCCTGACATCCCGTATCCTGTTTGGTCAACCGTGGCCGCAATATAGTAAAATAAGGCAAGCAGCACCAGCCACGTTATGTTTATTGCCCAACTAATGCTTTTTGCCTTGTATTTGAACTCCGCCACCCTTCCTCCCTTCACACATCCACACTGACGATCATAACCACGCGAAAAATCCTGACGTGTTGGCCGGTGTGCTCATCCAGGGTGCTCTCTTCGCGCTCTCCGGTCGAGAATTAATACCGCTGTCCCTCTGTATTCGAGATGACTTTTTACCAAGCGTCTGCCTGCGTCAATCATTATCCAGAATATCGCGGACTTTTTGGAGAAGCTGTTCGCTGGGGTATGGCTTGTTGATCAGATTGAGGCCTTTTTGCAGGACGTAGTTTTCGTGAACGCCTTCCTGGCTGTAGCCGCTGGCGAACAGGAACTTGACCTTGGGATTAATGCGGGAAATCTCCTCCATGGCGGCCTTTCCGTTTAGAACGGGCATGACCATATCCAGGATGGCAAGGTCGATGTTTTCGTTGGCCCTGGCGATGCTGACGGCTTCCTGCCCGTTGTTCGCCCTGAGCACCGTGTATCCTTCCCGTTCCAGGATGTGTTCGGTCAGGTCCAGCAGCATTTCCTGATCGTCGGCCACAAGGATGGTTTCGCTGCCGCCCAGCCCATATTTTTCCTGATTTGCAGGCCGTTGCTGGGGCCTTTTTTCCACTCTGGGAAAAAAAACCTGAAACGCGGCGCCGCAGCCCGGGCTGCTCTCCACATTGATGAACCCGTTATGCTGTTTGACGATTCCGTAGACCGTGGAAAGGCCCAGGCCCGTGCCTTTTCCGGTTTCCTTGGTGGTGAAAAAAGGCTGGAAGATGTTTTCCAGGGTTTGGGGATTCATGCCGCAGCCGGAGTCCTTCACGGAAAGCATGACGTACTTTCCGGGGGAGGCCCAGGGATTCATGGAGCAAAAATCTTCGTTCAAATCGATGTTCATGGTGGAAATGGAGAGCCGGCCCTGGTTGTCCATGGCGTCCCTGGCGTTGACGCACAGGTTTAAAAGAACCTGATCAATCTGGCCGGGATCGGCATGGATGGCGCCCAGGTTTTTATACGGCGTCCATTCCACAGACACCTTTTCGCTTATAAGGCGCTGGAGCATTTTCAGCATGTCGGTCACCAGATCGTTCAAGCCCACGTACATGGGCCGGATGACCTGTCTGCGGCTGAAAGCCAGAAGCTGGCGGGTCATGCCCGAGGCTTTTAGGGCGGCCTTATGGATTTGCTCGAAGTTTTTTCTTTGCATGGAGTCCAAGGCTTTATCCCACAAAACCAGGTCGGAGTAACCCAGTATCACCTGGATGAGATTATTGAAATCATGGGCCAGTCCGCCCGTAAGCTGCCCCACCGCCTCCATTTTTTGGGCCTGATACAGTTGGGCTTCCAGGTTTTTTTGTTCCGTAATGTCCACACAGGCGCCGATCCATCGGACGACTTTGCCGTTGATCTTTTCCGCGGGGGCGGCTTTATCCACCCAGTGACGCCAGGTTCCGTCCGCCTTGGCGATGCGGTATCGATCCACAACGGGCTCTGCTTGAGAACCTGAATGATCCTGAAGGTCAAACAGGCGTTTTTGGTCTTCTCCATGGATCTGCTTGGTCCAGGCCGTTACCGTATGGGGGAACTCTCCGGCGGCGAAGCCCAGAGCATGGTCAATATCTCCGAACCAAGTCAGTTTATTGGATTCCGGGGTCCATTCATACACCAGGTCCGTGGCGGTTTCCGCCACTAGGCGAAAGCGTTCTTCGCTCTTTCTCAGGGCGTCTTCCGCTTTTTGGCGCTCCCGAATCTCGGCTTCCAGCTGCCGGACTTTTTTGTCCAGCTTGCGGGCCACTATCTGGCTGTATTCCTTGTGATGCTCCTCGGGCTCGTCCTGCATCTCCAAGGCTGCGGATTCATTCCTGGCTGCGGCCTTGTCCAGTTCCTCCTGGATGAAGGCGACCAGTTCATTAGGCTCTAAGGGCTTGATAAGAAAGCGGTCCGCTCCCAGGCTGAGGGCCAGCTTCTCATCCTGGGGCTCGGTGTATGTAGCTGTATATACGACAAAAGGGATGTTTTTAAGATGGGGATGGGCGTTCCAGCGGCGGCAGAGTTCAAACCCGTCCATTTGGGGCATAAGAAGGTCGGAGATAACCAGGGCCGGCAAGTATTCAGCGGCTTTTTCCAGGGCCTGCACCCCGTTTTCGGCCGAAAGGGTCTCGTACCCGAATCCTTTCAGGAGGGCCTCCAGAAAGTAACGGTTTTGCTCATTGTCGTCCACAATCAATATGGCTGCCATACGTCGCCCCTCCCGGGGGTATTGATACTATACCAGATGTTCTTCCAACTGATCTATAAAAACCGCAGGGTCTATGGGTTTCTCTATGTAGCCGGTACATCCTGCGGAAAGCGCTTTTTCTTTGTCGCCGGGCATGGCGTAGGAGGTCACGGCCACAATGGGGGTTTCCTTGACCAGGGGCTTTTTCCGGAGCGCTCTGGCCACGGCGTAGCCGTCCATGCCGGGCAATTGGATGTCCAGAAGAATGACGTCCGGCTGCACCA
The Desulfatibacillum aliphaticivorans DSM 15576 DNA segment above includes these coding regions:
- the mltA gene encoding murein transglycosylase A, which gives rise to MKTYSVCTGNLRVGRRLLVWAVAMVVLLWSLGGCGLQEPEKITAENALKRLSERNSPRFNDDAGFASLRRSIASARAYLEKLDPDRQFTFGPDVYPASRLLATLDAFEAVLDANPTPEELNRQVSEKFLVYQSVGSDGEGGMLFTGYYEPLLEGTLEYDPEYQYPLYGLPEDLVCVNLGRFKEKFKGEQICGRLAGNSLVPYYTREEIDSKNMLEAEGLEIAWVKDPVDLFFLHVQGSGRIKDKYGHTYHVHYAGKNGQPYRSIGKLLIDEGVIEKEAMSMQALREYLENHPEDLERVFNHNPSYVFFDVVDEPAIGYAGQPLEGGRAAAVDHRIFPMGALAFVQTEQPAVEHGVLTRWEEMNRFVLTLDTGGAIRGAGRMDFFWGNGDYAEIAAGHMKQDGRLFFLVVKEGNDA
- a CDS encoding toxin-antitoxin system YwqK family antitoxin, producing the protein MELTKVVDEHGFGCYPPQDYTGIWEVYWPNGVIKSRNRYIDGKEEGEQLCFWDNGNLAQVGQAKNGHCIGLWEDFSYEGLRFKETDYYSDGNFQNRFYDPIGNLYSISEWSNDRPRKAKNFFVNTYLKIWRLIFYR
- a CDS encoding hybrid sensor histidine kinase/response regulator, translated to MAAILIVDDNEQNRYFLEALLKGFGYETLSAENGVQALEKAAEYLPALVISDLLMPQMDGFELCRRWNAHPHLKNIPFVVYTATYTEPQDEKLALSLGADRFLIKPLEPNELVAFIQEELDKAAARNESAALEMQDEPEEHHKEYSQIVARKLDKKVRQLEAEIRERQKAEDALRKSEERFRLVAETATDLVYEWTPESNKLTWFGDIDHALGFAAGEFPHTVTAWTKQIHGEDQKRLFDLQDHSGSQAEPVVDRYRIAKADGTWRHWVDKAAPAEKINGKVVRWIGACVDITEQKNLEAQLYQAQKMEAVGQLTGGLAHDFNNLIQVILGYSDLVLWDKALDSMQRKNFEQIHKAALKASGMTRQLLAFSRRQVIRPMYVGLNDLVTDMLKMLQRLISEKVSVEWTPYKNLGAIHADPGQIDQVLLNLCVNARDAMDNQGRLSISTMNIDLNEDFCSMNPWASPGKYVMLSVKDSGCGMNPQTLENIFQPFFTTKETGKGTGLGLSTVYGIVKQHNGFINVESSPGCGAAFQVFFPRVEKRPQQRPANQEKYGLGGSETILVADDQEMLLDLTEHILEREGYTVLRANNGQEAVSIARANENIDLAILDMVMPVLNGKAAMEEISRINPKVKFLFASGYSQEGVHENYVLQKGLNLINKPYPSEQLLQKVRDILDND
- a CDS encoding response regulator, coding for MPGKKVLIIEDNEQNLYLITYLLENSGYEVTPARDGAQGCAMAEVVQPDVILLDIQLPGMDGYAVARALRKKPLVKETPIVAVTSYAMPGDKEKALSAGCTGYIEKPIDPAVFIDQLEEHLV